The Sinomicrobium kalidii region TGAAAAACGTGGAGCTGGGCTATACCCTGCCTGCCGAAATAGGAGATAAAATAGGGATAAGCAACCTCAGGTTATATCTGAGCGGACTTAACCTGGCTACGTGGAGCAAGATAAAAGTATTGGATCCGGAATCCGTGAACTCCACCGGGCAGTATTATCCGCAGTCCCGTATTGTGAACATGGGAGTATCCGTAACCTTTTAAAATCTTTTGTCATGAACAATTCAAGAATAAAACATATATACATGTACATGTTTGTTGCCCTGTTTGCGGCGGCATCGTGTAGTGACGATTTTGTAGGTACAAAACCCCTGGACGAAGTGCCGGCTTCCGATGTGTGGGCAGACGCTGCATTGTCTGAAGCATTCGTGCTGGATATCTACAACGGCTTCGGACAGGGAGGGTTTGATGAAGAAATGCTGGCCTCCGCTTCCGATGAAGCCTTATTTACACATTCCGGACGGGGATATAAGGAGTTTAACGGGGCCAATTCCAATCCCGCAAGCCAGGGATGGATAAGTGGCAATTACGAATGGAGCAATATGTACACCCGTATCCGCGCCGCTAATATTGCTTTAAAAAACCTGGAGGAACCCATGTTTGACAATCCCGAATTGGCACAAAGGCTTAAAGGCGAAGCCCATTTTTTACGGGCCTTCTTCTATCAGCAGTTACTACGCTATTACGGGGCGGTCCCCCTGGTGGAGAAGGTATATGAACTCGGAGAAGAAGATTATACCATTCCGAGGGATACCTACGAAGAATGCGTGAATTTTATCGTGGCCGATTGCGATCAGGCATCGGAATTTCTTGAGGGACAACCGATATCCGAAGGAAGGGCTACGGAAATTGCTGCGATGGCACTTAAGGCCCGTGTGTTGCTCTATGCCGCAAGTGACCTGCACGATATCCCGACGGCTTCTGCCAACTCTTCAGTAATTGCGGGATATTCCAACCCGGAATACCTGGGGTACACCTCGGGCAACCGTACAGAAAGATGGGAAAAAGCCAAAGCAGCCGCAAAAGCGGTGGTGGATATGAACCTCGGGTATAAACTTGGTCTTTCAGCCCCCGTATCTCCGGAAGAAGGGGAAGAAAACTACGTAGCACTTTCCCTCGGGGGAGGTAGTGGCGTAGCAGATGCATCTGCGGAAATCGAGTTAATCCTCGGACGGTATTTTGTAGATGAAAAAGATGAAGGCGGGGCATATGTCGGGCGTAACAACGGGCCGAACGGTTACCACAACTGGTCCGGAAATACCCCTACACAAAACCTGGTGGACGATTACGAAATGATAGACGGCAGCCGTTTTGACTGGGACAATCCCGACCATGCGGGAGCCCCCTATAATGACCGTGATCCCAGGTTTTATGCCAGTATCCTGCATGACGGGGCAGACTGGAAACCGAGAACAGACGATGTTACGGAAAGAGACCCGTTTAACCAGATACAGGCCGGACAGTATGAAATTATCAATAGTTCGGGGGAGAAGGAAGTGTACTACGGACTGGATACCCGTAACAGCCCCATAGAAGACTGGAACGGAAGTCATACCGGTTATACCATGCGCAAGTTCATCGATCCCGACCCTGCCATAATCGATCAGAATACCAGGCAGCAGATCCCCTGGCCGGTATTGAAATATACCGAAGCTGTGCTGAACTATGTGGAAGCCTGTATAGAACTCGGAGAAGAAGGTGAAGCAAGGAACTGGCTCAACAGGATACGCTATCGTGCCGGAATGCCCGAAATTACAGATTCGGGCGATGCGCTGATGGAGCGGTACAGAAACGAACGGAGGGTTGAACTCGTATACGAAGAACACCGCTTTCACGATGCCAGGCGATGGATGGTGGCCCCTGAAACTTTAGGAGAACAGGTGAGGACCATCAGTGTGTTCGGGACCTTAAAATCCGGTGCGGAAGTACAGGTATACCGTTACGATCCGGAAAGTTATGACTATACCTATACACCAATGTCCCTGGACCCCGGAATCGAAGACAGGCAATGGCAGGATAAAATGTATTTCATATCCATCCACAGGGATGAGATGAACCGGAATGACAAACTAATCCAGAACCCCGGATATTAACAGGTTTATATAAAGGCCTTTTCCGGGGCTGATATGTTTGCCACAGGCCCCTCAGGTAGTATCATATACCGCTGAGGGGCCTGTTTGTTTCCGGCCTGCGTTTTTTTGCAACAAAGCGTGTATATCTTGTAGTAAAGCAGTAAAGAAGGACTGTCGTTTTATCTATTTGCTTATCTTTGAAAGGAAAGATTTTATGGAAATTAATCCCCAAAAAACCAATTATGAAAAAACTGACAACAGGAATTTTGGTACTGGGCATGTTGGCAAGCTGTGAACAACCCGCTCCCGTACTGGAATTTTCAGTAAAAAACCCATTGAATACCGACCGTTTTTCGGAAACCGTAAGTATAGCTCCTGAAAAATTTGATTCCCTGGCCGGGACTTCGGGCATTGAAAATCTGCTCATTACCGATAAGGCCAGCGGGGATACCCTGGTAACACAACTGGTGGATAATGATGGAGACGGTACCCCGGATGAACTCCTTTTCCAGACCGATCTCAAGGGAGGAGCGACCAGGGAACTGGTAGCGAAAATTTCTGAAGATGTTCCGGCACAAAAAACAGCGGGGGAACTGACCACCTTTTCCCGTTTCGTACCCGAAAGGACAGACGATTATGCCTGGGAGAACGACCGTGTAGCCTTTCGTACCTACGGTCCGGAAGCCCAGCGCAGAGTAGAGGAAGGTGAACCCGGAGGAACCCTTTCCAGCGGTATGGATGCCTGGCTGAAGAGGGTGGAATATCCCGTCATCGATAAATGGTATAAGAACAATGAAGAAGAGGAAGGCGCTTATCATAAAGATACCGGGGAAGGGTATGACCCCTATCACGTAGGGTCCAGCAGGGGTGTTGGAGGAACCGGGATATGGATGAACGATTCACTTTACACATCAAAGAATTTTACCGATTATAAAACCATAGCTGTTGGTCCTGTGCGTACTGTTTTTGAATTGAAATATGCCGCCTGGAATGCCGATAGTATAAAAGTAAAGGAAACCAAACGCATCAGTCTCGACCTCGGATCGAACCTGAGCCGTTTTGAATCCGTTTATGAGAGTGAAGAACCTTTGCCCAATGTTACCATAGGGCTTATGCTCCACGAAAAAGAAGGTGAAATACGGACTGAAAAGGAAGAGGGCTGGTTCCGTTACTGGGAGCCCATGGACGGTTCGGAACTGGGAGTAGGAGTAGTGATTGCCCCCGCAATGGTAATGAACTATAAAGACCACCGGGTAGATTATAAAGACGGTAGTCAGTTACTTGTCATGGCCGATGCGAAGGATAACAAAGTCGTCTATTATGCAGGGTTCGGCTGGAAGAAAAGCGACCAGTTTGCCGATGCCGGCGAATGGGATGCCTACCTGAAGCATTTTGCAGAAAGACTTGCCAATCCGGTAGAGGTACAGTTTTAATGCGATCACTCATGCAGGTTTATCCCGGGTGCGGCAGAAACAACATGATCAGGTAAATAAGGCGTCCCCCTCTGCCTTCGGCATCTCCCCCCGGAGGAAGAGAATTTTAGTCGTTTTAATTAATAAACTTGAAACTTTGAACCAGAAACCTTAAACCTTGGAACCCATCTGTCCATATTGCAGTGGTCTGTTGAGCGCAGTAGATCACAACAACTTCTGTTCCCAGAAGGGGCATGTTAATAAATGGGCCCACGGCAATGCCTTTTTTGTGCGTTCCGAACACCTTAATTCGGGGATTCATATTTCCAGGTTTACGGTAAGGGCTGTGCTCAGCGGTTACCAGTATTATCACGTGGGAGGCAAGGATGTCATACTCCGGGAAAACAACTATCTTATAGTACACGACGGTCAGAAATACTACACTCAGATCGATTCCCTTTATCCCACGGAATCCATTATTGTCGCTTACGGCTGGAAAGATATTGCAGATGCCTTCCATACCCTTTCCGGAAAGGATGAAGACCTTCTTGACGGAGTGCCTCCCGGTGTTTTCCGGGAAATGGACTGGCTGGACAGTTCGTATGAAACGAACGGGGCCATCCGGAAACTGCTGGAAGAGTTTGCCGCTGCAATTACACGGAGTGAGAAGGATATGATGTACTATGAACAGCTCCGTTTTCTCCTGCTGGAAAAAATATTCCGTAACCATGTGCGCGTTCTTAAAAAAGCAGATGATCTGCAATCCAGGAAAGACGCTACCCGGCAGGAATTGCTGAAGCGGCTCTACATGGCCGGGGATTATATGAGGGCACACCTGGATAAAAAACTGACTATAGCCGAGGTGAGTAGTGTTGTGGCCATGTCGCCCTATCATTTCTTCCGGGTGTTCAAACAGCTATTCGGCCATACACCGTTGGAATATCTTACCCGTGAAAGGCTTTCCCATGCCAGGGATCTTATCCGGAAAACAGAGTTACCCGTATCGGGCATACTGCACGAAGTTGGCTATGACAACCCGAGCTCTTTCAGCCGCCTTTTCAGAAGTTATTACGGGTACAGCCCCCGGGAAATAAAAAACCGGTTAGCCGGAAGTCAGGTTTCATAGGTAAAGTCAGGCTAATTCTTCCTTTAATTTAATTTTTTTTGTTATAAAATTCACTTTCATTAGAATTTTTGTTTAAAATTTAGCAGTATCCGCACATATATTTTCCTTTCCTATAGCTACTTTGGAACACGTTACGGAGAATAAACCTGCAAATTGATGAATGACATAAAGATCGTACAGGTCGGCATGGGACCGTTGGGAATAAAAATTGCCGAATTCATTGCCGGGCGTCCCGGATTAAGGACCGTAGCCGCCATAGATACGGCCGCGGATAAAAAAGGAAAATCCCTGAAGGAGTTTTCACCATACCTCAACGGGAATATCGAAATATCGGGAGATCTTAAGCAGGCACTGAGTACCGCACCCGATGTAGCCGTACTCACCACAGTGTCCGATATGAAAAGGATCACGAAACAAGTGGTGGAAATTGTTAAAAGGGGAATTCCCGTTGTGTCTACCTGCGAAGAACTCAGCTTCCCTTATGAAACTGCCCCGGAACTGGCCGTTGAAATAGATACCGCTGCCAGGGCAAATAATGTTGCCGTGGTGGGTACGGGAGTAAACCCGGGGTTTTTAATGGATGCATTGCCGGTTTTTTTGACCTCCGTTTGCCGGCAGGTGGAAAGCATAAAGGTAAATCGCTATCAGGATGCGTCTTTCAGGCGTATTCCCTTTCAGGATAAGATCGGGGCAGGCCTGTCTCCCGACGATTTTGAAATGGCAAAAAACAAGGGGATTCTGAGACATGTGGGGCTTACCGAATCCATACATTTTATCGCCGGGAAGATGGGATGGAAGCTGGAAAGGACAGAAGACGTGATAAGTCCGGTGTTTGCAACAAAAGACATTTTCCGTCCTTCCCGGACCATTAAAAAAGGATATGCAGCCGGAGTGAGACAGGTGGGCAGGGGATTTATAAACGGACAGGCCAAAGTGGAACTGGTATTCCAGGCCGCAATAGGCGAACCCGAATCTTACGACGAAGTGGAAGTTACCGGTATTCCGGGATTTAAGTCGCGGATAGAAGGCGGTATCAATGGCGATACGGCCACCTGTGCCATTACGGTGAATGCCATAAGTTCCGTGATCCGTGCACAACCGGGACTGCGAACCATGGCAGATATACCTATGACCTCCTATTTCGAATACAGGTAATTCCGGATTTTTTTGTGCTATCCCCTGCTTATCCTGCCTCATGCTGATGAGATAAGACCTTTATGGCCACGACACGGTCAGCGAATTATTGATAAAAGTCCGTTTGGTATGCAAAAGGATCTTCGAAAACGCTATTCGCCGTTTTTACACTGTAAACAGGGAGAACGATTTTGTACACTCCGATACTGTTTTACGGTACATACCAGACCATCACGAACAACCCATCATTTAAACTAATTAACTATGAGACAAATGTTATTGTTATTACTGTTCGGCGCAGGTATTGTTGTTGCTTACGGACAGGAAAAAACCGTATCCGGAAAGGTGATTTCGGCAGAAGACGGGACGCCGGTCATGGGAGTGAGTATTCTCGTAAAAGGGACTACTACAGGGACCATCAGCGGAGCGGAAGGCGACTATACCATAGATGGTGTAACTGCAGAAAGCGTACTGGTATTCACTTATCTCGGTTTTGAACCGAAAGAAGTGACCGTAGGGGACCGGGAGACTATCAATGTAACCCTTGACCCGTCGCTCGAAGCACTGGATGAAGTAGTGGTTACGGCACTCGGAATATCCCGTGAGAAAAAATCATTGGGATATGCCACTCAGGAGGTCGGAGGGGAGAACTTCACCATGACCAATGAGCAGAATGTCATCGGTTCCCTTTCGGGGCGTGTGGCTGGGGTACAGGTCACCGGGGCTTCCGGCGCCAGTATGGGAGGGACCCAGAAAATAAAAATAAGGGGGGTGAACTCCATTGGCGGGGCCGACCAGCCTTTAATTGTTATAGACGGTACCCCCATATCCAATGCCAATTTTTCAGGAAGTGCCGCTGCCGATTACGGTAACCTCGCCCAGGATATTAATCCTGCCGATATAGCCTCTGTAAACGTGCTGAAAGGACCTGCGGCATCTGCCCTATATGGAATAAGGGGACAATACGGGGTGATTATGATAACCACAAAAAAAGGAAAAAAGGGTGTCAAAGATGTAAGTGTGGAACTCAATTCCTCTTTTGCCATAGAAAAGACCGGGAATTTTATGCCGCTTCAGAATATGTATGGAGGTGGTTCCGGCCAGACCTGGCGTACACTTCCCAACGGCGACAGGTATGTGGATATGAGCGTTGATGAAAGCTGGGGACCGAGAATGGACGGTACCATGGTAAGGCAGGTATTCAGTTTTTATCCGCAGGATGAAGAATACGGTCAGCTTACCCCGTTTGTACCGCATCCCGATAATATTAAGGATTTTTATGAAACCGGGCTGAACTTCAACAACAGCGTCACCATAACCGGGGGAAATGAGAACACAACTTACAGGCTGAGCTTTAACGATACACGGATTGAAGGTGTGGAACCCAATACCTACCTGAAACGCAATAACCTCGGATTGAGTGCAGGCCTGGACATTACCGATAAATTGAATGTTTCCACGAATGTAAATTACGCCCGGAACGACGGTCGCCGTCCGAAGCAGGGATCGGAATACGGCACGGGCTATTTTGTACAGTGGTTCCAGCGGAATATAGATATGAACCGCATGAAGGGTTACCGTTATAACGACGGTACATTCCTGCACTGGAACCTGGGCAGACCGGATTCCGGTACCGGCGAAATCACGGATTTTAGTCCGCTATACTGGAACAACCCCTATTTTGATGCCTATGAAAATACCAATAATGATCGCCGGGACCGTTTTTTCGGTGATGTAAAGCTCACTTATAAAATCCTTCCCGAACTAGAGATAAGCGGTGCGGTGCGGTCAGATATGTTTATCCAGAACATAGAGACCAGGACGGCCTTTGGCGGAAGAAGGGTGCCTGCTTATACCGTAGGCAAATACCAGAATACGGAGATGAATTATGAACTTATCGCCCAGTACAATACACGTTGGGAAGATTTTTCCCTCAACGGTACCCTGGGAGGAAACGTGTATTACCGCAGGTATTCCTACCTGTATCAGGAAACGGTAGGGGGATTGTCCGCACCGGGATATTACAACATAGAGGCTTCCATAGACAGGCCGGTAAACGAATCATACCTGTTGAGAAGGCAGGTCAGGAGTATGTTCGGAATGGTTTCTCTGGGGTACAAGGACACCTATTTTGTAGATGCATCTATTCGTAATGACAACTCGTCCACACTTCCGAAGAACAACAATTCCTATTGGTACCCGTCGGTTTCCGGAAGTTTCGTGTTCAGTGAACTAATGGACTGGAAGCCATTGTCTTTCGGGAAGTTGCGATTCAGCTATGCCCAGGCCGGTTCTGATTTTGATCCGTACCAGATCAGGGAGGTCTATGAAGTGGGGACGGTTTATAACGGTGTAAATACCTTATACCTGCCCGATGAACTTTATAACTCGGGAATAGAGCCTTCCTTTGCCCATTCCTATGAAGCCGGTTTTGATATCCGTTTCTTCAAAAACCGGTTGGGAATCGATTTTACATATTACGTACAAAAGAACAAAAACCAGATCATCGACCTGAACCTTTCCGGGACCAGTGGTTTCGGTTCCACAATTATCAATGCCGGGCTCATTGAAAATAAGGGGTTTGAGATTGCGTTGAATGCGCGGCCTGTTCAAACGGATAACTTTACCTGGGAAACCAGTTTTAACATCAACCGGAACAGGAGTGAGGTAGTGGAGCTGGCGCCGGGAGTAGATGTGTACAATTACGGTTCAACTACATATTCCAGTGTTACCAGCTATCTGAATTCCTATAAAGGAAAACCTTTTGGCAGTCTGGTGGGACAAGCCTATCAGCGCGATTCCGAAACCGGGAAAATATTGCTGGGAGAAGACAATATGCCCTTATATACCGATGCCACACATGATTTCGGCACCGTACTCCCGGATTTTAACGGCGGTTTTCAGAACAATTTCCGCATAGGCAGGTTCAACATAGCTGCTATGATCGACTTCCAGGGCGGGGGACAATTTTTCAGCCGATCCAAAATGCTTGCCGTAAGAACAGGGCAGGACCCCGTAACGGTAGCGATGAATGACCTGGGGAACAATGTAAGGGACCCCCTGGAAGACGGAGGAGGAGTAAAGGTTACTGGAATCTCTGCGGAGACCGGTGAAGCGGTCAGCGCCTATGTAGATGCGAGGTCTTACTACAGGAATGTACTGGGGAGGAGCGTTTATGAAGAATGGCTCTACGATGCCTCTTACATAAAACTCAGGGAAGTGCGGCTGGGATATTCTCTTGGCGAAAAATTGCTGGATAAGCTGCCCTTTAAGTCCGTAAACGTGTCCTTGATAGCGCGCAATCCGGCCATGATATGGCAGGAGGCACCCAAAGGGATCGACCCTTCCGAAATTTCTACCGGAAGTCAGGCGATAAGCTGGTATGAGTCGGGACAACTCGTTTCGGTAAGGTCGTACGGAATCAACCTGAATGTCACATTTTAAACCAGAGAAAAATGAAAACGATCCAATATATAGCAGCAGTACTGTGCAGCCTGGTGCTCTCGGGCTGCAGTGATTTCAGTGACAGTATAAATACCGATCCCACCCGGCCCGGAGTGGCTTCGGGAACACAGCTTATAGCAAATGCGGCATTGTACCTGCCGGGCCTGAGTTCTTCCCCGAAGGGGGAGTTTATGGCACAATACCTGGCCGAGACCCAGTATGTGGGGACTTCGCTTTATCCGCAGGAGAGCACCAGTTTTTATTCCTGGTACGAAGAACCGCTTATGAACCTGCAGGCCGCCATCGACTCGGATGACCTCGATGCCGGGGAAGGACCCATCGCCAACCAGATTGCCGTGGCCAGGATACTTAAGGCCTATTTCTTCTGGAATGTAACGGACAGGTGGGGTGATATTCCCTATACCGAAGCCTTGCAAGGCTCAGATAACTTTACTCCGGTTTACGACTCCCAGGAATCCATTTATAACAGTCTGTTTGAAGAATTGAAAGCGGCAGTAGCAACGGTCGTCGAAGGAGATATAGATAATGACATCATCTATGGCGGTGATATGTCCAAATGGCAGAAACTGGGCAATACCGTCCGGTTGTTAATGGCACTTCGCTTGTCTGAAGTAGCCCCGGCCAGGGGGAAGGAGGAATTCAATGACGCTTTGAACGACGGGGTATTCAGTTCCAACGAAGACAACCTCGTATTCCGCCATCTGCCGGAAGCCAACAATCAGAATTACTGGTATGGACAAATAGTGAACCAGAACCGTGAATGGTGGGCTTTGACAGAAACGTTGGTCGATGAAATGAAACCCGTAAATGACCCGAGGTTGCCCGTGTATGGTAATCCGGCGAGAGAAAGTGATGAATACGTGGGGTTGGAGTTTGGTGAGGAAGAAAATATCGGTACGGAAGAATATTCCCTGCTCGGATCGGATATCTATGCCCAGGATGCCCCGGTGTACCTGGTGACTTATGCACAAGTGCGCTTTGCCATGGCCGAAGCGGCGGAACGCGGATGGATAGGTGGTGACGCAGCCACGTATTACAACCAGGCCGTGGAAGCCTCTGTTGAACAGTGGACAGGAAGCACGGAGGAAGTTGCAGACTTTCTGACACAGCCCGGTATCGCTTTTGAACCGGGCAATGCCATGAAAATGATAGGTACGCAGCGCTGGGTACATTTATACATGTTCGGTTATGAAGCCTGGGCGGAGTGGAGGAGAACAGGGTATCCCGATAACCTTGTCGAGCCCAACGGTGTTCCCGTTCCGGGAAGGTTAAGTTACCCGGATAATGAAGTGTTCAATAATGCCGACAATTATGAAGAAGCCGTGCAACGGCAGTTTGGAGGCGATGATGATATTCACGGAAAAGTGTGGTGGGATCAGTAGACCGTAAATGATATTCATTTGTATAAAGGGGCCGGCTTTTGCGGGTCCTTTTGTGTTTAAAATATAAGTCAATGCATGATTAACGTGAATAATGGATAAGTTGTCCAGGGCAAAAGCATTGTAAAAGTTTAAGTTCTGTTTTGAGTCTTTAAAAGCTCCTCCCTTCAGACGAAGGGAGGTGGTCCCGATTTTAATCGGGATCGGAGGGTTTGAAATCCCAAATCATTGGATAAACATAAGTGTTTGGGAGCAATTCCCAGGACTTGGGCTGGTCAAACTCCCCGTCCTGCACAGCAGGACATCCCTACTTCGACAAGCCGAAGTAAGGGAGCCTTTTTCCTTATCCATTATTCACGTGTGATTATGTTTTCTTTTATTTACAGCCGTATTTTTTATGAATACATCTGTTTTTATATTAAATATTTTGTTTTTTATAATTTTAGTACTTAAATTAGCATAAGTGTTTAATTTACATTTTACCAAATCTAACCAACCTAACATACTTTCTTTTATGGATAATTGTGTGTCGTCTACAAAGAAAATACTTCAATTACTTAAAGTTGAATATACAGACGAATATGTAGAGGATTCTATTCTTTCCCATCCAGACTATCCCAGCTTATTATCAATTTCAGACACTCTGAACAGGTATAAAATTGAAAATCTCGCGGCCAAAGTTGATATAGATGATTTTGACAAGATACCTTTCCCTTGTCTTGTTCAGGTATCTGTTCGAAACGATACTTTGTTTTATGTTTTAAAGGATGTTACGGATAGGGAAATGGTGTATTTTGACGAAAAAAACAAATTGTCACGCGATTCCAGGGAAAACTTTTTAAAATATTGGACAGGAGTTTGTTTATTGGCTGAAAGAGGTGAAGAATCCAAAGAAATTGATATAGAGAAAAAAAGAGTTTCCAGGAGGATTTTTAATGTCCTGAAGATTTTTATAATACTGTCTTTTCTGGGTTGGGCGTTTATGAGCTTAACAAAGATACAGGATATCAATAACCATTCGTTTTTTTCTGTAATCGGAGTGTATTTATTCTTGAAGCTTGCGGGAATAATTGTAACTGCCATGCTTTTATGGTATGAAGTTGATAAGTATAACCCCACTTTGCGGAATTTTTGTTCCGGAGGAAAGAAAATTAATTGCGATTCCGTGTTAAATTCCGGGTATGCGAAATTACTTGGTGGTAATCTGAATTTGAGTATTGTCGGGTTTTCCTATTTTTCAGGATCTTTTATGTGTCTCCTTTTCCAGAATTTTTCTCCGGGTTCTATAGGCTTTGTTTCCATTTTGAGCATACTGGCTTTCCCGGTGGTTTTGATTTCTACTTATTATCAGGGAGTGGTTATCAGGCAGTGGTGTAAATTTTGCATTACCGTGCAGGCAGTATTGACTTTTGAGTTGATGTTGGTCCTGATCGGAAATCTATACGAAAACCCTGCCGATCTTGGGAGCCTTCCCATATTTTTCACAGTTGCCTTGGGTACGATTGTAATGTGGAAATATATAAAACAATTAGTAGAAAAAGGGGCGGAAACTAATTTATATAAAAGGAGACTTGGGAAAATAAAAAACAACCCTTCCGTGTTTAACGGGTTGATAATCAAATCGAGAAAATTAAAAACATTACCTGAAGGGCTTGGGATTTCCATAAATAAAAATGGTGCAAAACATCACATCATAAAAGTATGTAACCCTTATTGCAGTCCTTGCGCCCGTGTACATCCTGTTTTGGAGGAACTTGTTAATACAGGAAAAATCAACTTGCAAATGCTTTTCACGGCCAGCACAGATGAAAGGGACCCGAGGGGGCAACCGGTAAAACATTTCTTGGCCATAGATGCGCAGAAAGATAAAAGTATCATGCAACAAGCTTTGGATGACTGGTATACGGCAGATAAGAAAGATTATGAGTTGTTTGCTGAAAAATATCCTATGAACGGCGAATTAAAAGAACAGAATTCGAAAATCGAACGTATGCGTCAATGGTGTGATATGGAGAATATAACCCATACGCCCACCATATTTATAAACGGATATGAACTACCCGGAGAATACGATGTAAAAGATCTGTCGGAAATTCTGGTTAAGGGGGGTATTTCAAATTGTACCAAACTAAATTAAGCTAAAAAATATATTAAGTCACTGTAAAACAGTTGTTTTGTTCGATTTTAAAGCGGGACCGCAGTTCTTTACGAATTGTGAAAAACGTCCGATTTTGTCTTAAACTGTCATAAAACTGTCTGTTAACCGAGCACACTCCTCCTCTCCTTTGGATAATTATGTCCTTAAAAAAGTAAAACTCCGGAAACTGTCCGTTCTATGCGGTTTGTGCCACTTTTTTATTTATTCCAAAGGTAGAACCCTTAAACAAGATTTCAAAGCAAAATACTGCCTGAAAAGCCATTTTAAAAAGTGGCCGTAAACCTCAAAATTTTGCCATTGGATATTCAAATGGATATTCAAATGGGTATTCAAATTTTGGTTTTTAGAAGCTCGAACAAAGCAATTAATGGCCTATATGGTGGTTGTAAAGAGGGGTGTAGTGTACTTTTTTTGATTTTAAACCGGGGTAAGTGCACTAAATTGAACGCGAAAAAGGGGGTGTAATGCCATATAATGGACGTATTGAAAACAGTATAATATACTGTAAAACAAAAATTTAATATGCGTATTATCCGAAAATAAGCAAAAAAACTGTGGAGAAAATGGTATGTTTTGTGAATGAATGAATTTTAAAAGGGATTTTATTACAAGGACTTGTGGGGGGATGTATAAATACTTGTCAGGGTATCTATGCAGGTTGTTACTAAGGTGTTAAACTATATCTATTCGGGTGTTAAACCCCGTCGTTCATCGGAAAAACTTGCCTTTTAAGG contains the following coding sequences:
- a CDS encoding DUF4861 domain-containing protein — encoded protein: MKKLTTGILVLGMLASCEQPAPVLEFSVKNPLNTDRFSETVSIAPEKFDSLAGTSGIENLLITDKASGDTLVTQLVDNDGDGTPDELLFQTDLKGGATRELVAKISEDVPAQKTAGELTTFSRFVPERTDDYAWENDRVAFRTYGPEAQRRVEEGEPGGTLSSGMDAWLKRVEYPVIDKWYKNNEEEEGAYHKDTGEGYDPYHVGSSRGVGGTGIWMNDSLYTSKNFTDYKTIAVGPVRTVFELKYAAWNADSIKVKETKRISLDLGSNLSRFESVYESEEPLPNVTIGLMLHEKEGEIRTEKEEGWFRYWEPMDGSELGVGVVIAPAMVMNYKDHRVDYKDGSQLLVMADAKDNKVVYYAGFGWKKSDQFADAGEWDAYLKHFAERLANPVEVQF
- a CDS encoding RagB/SusD family nutrient uptake outer membrane protein, with the protein product MNNSRIKHIYMYMFVALFAAASCSDDFVGTKPLDEVPASDVWADAALSEAFVLDIYNGFGQGGFDEEMLASASDEALFTHSGRGYKEFNGANSNPASQGWISGNYEWSNMYTRIRAANIALKNLEEPMFDNPELAQRLKGEAHFLRAFFYQQLLRYYGAVPLVEKVYELGEEDYTIPRDTYEECVNFIVADCDQASEFLEGQPISEGRATEIAAMALKARVLLYAASDLHDIPTASANSSVIAGYSNPEYLGYTSGNRTERWEKAKAAAKAVVDMNLGYKLGLSAPVSPEEGEENYVALSLGGGSGVADASAEIELILGRYFVDEKDEGGAYVGRNNGPNGYHNWSGNTPTQNLVDDYEMIDGSRFDWDNPDHAGAPYNDRDPRFYASILHDGADWKPRTDDVTERDPFNQIQAGQYEIINSSGEKEVYYGLDTRNSPIEDWNGSHTGYTMRKFIDPDPAIIDQNTRQQIPWPVLKYTEAVLNYVEACIELGEEGEARNWLNRIRYRAGMPEITDSGDALMERYRNERRVELVYEEHRFHDARRWMVAPETLGEQVRTISVFGTLKSGAEVQVYRYDPESYDYTYTPMSLDPGIEDRQWQDKMYFISIHRDEMNRNDKLIQNPGY
- a CDS encoding AraC family transcriptional regulator, with protein sequence MEPICPYCSGLLSAVDHNNFCSQKGHVNKWAHGNAFFVRSEHLNSGIHISRFTVRAVLSGYQYYHVGGKDVILRENNYLIVHDGQKYYTQIDSLYPTESIIVAYGWKDIADAFHTLSGKDEDLLDGVPPGVFREMDWLDSSYETNGAIRKLLEEFAAAITRSEKDMMYYEQLRFLLLEKIFRNHVRVLKKADDLQSRKDATRQELLKRLYMAGDYMRAHLDKKLTIAEVSSVVAMSPYHFFRVFKQLFGHTPLEYLTRERLSHARDLIRKTELPVSGILHEVGYDNPSSFSRLFRSYYGYSPREIKNRLAGSQVS
- a CDS encoding NAD(P)H-dependent amine dehydrogenase family protein, producing MNDIKIVQVGMGPLGIKIAEFIAGRPGLRTVAAIDTAADKKGKSLKEFSPYLNGNIEISGDLKQALSTAPDVAVLTTVSDMKRITKQVVEIVKRGIPVVSTCEELSFPYETAPELAVEIDTAARANNVAVVGTGVNPGFLMDALPVFLTSVCRQVESIKVNRYQDASFRRIPFQDKIGAGLSPDDFEMAKNKGILRHVGLTESIHFIAGKMGWKLERTEDVISPVFATKDIFRPSRTIKKGYAAGVRQVGRGFINGQAKVELVFQAAIGEPESYDEVEVTGIPGFKSRIEGGINGDTATCAITVNAISSVIRAQPGLRTMADIPMTSYFEYR